From a region of the Candidatus Brocadia sp. genome:
- a CDS encoding transporter produces the protein MLTGRRHNHYFACIILFAFILLINEASSYAHHGGVSTAFGPGAPIETASPLALGKGNFLLYEKFEYVPFEHKDHADPENIDTFTFFNTLVGYGFTDAISVYAILPVAIKEQDSLGTSSGLGDLGFIFQYGFKYGERDGIRGLYGYGAEDSYGAEYSTDDLKMALQAGFTVPTGETSNRDNKGEIFDMGMQPGFDAPTFQFGFVASKMIFPHFTLTGDTSLTVFAEHNDGKPGNEIRLNAAGGYEIYEKKNGFLSRFDIIAESNLLHLTKDQDDENETDDATGGTILYLSPGLRATFGKHVSIGMLVKLPTWEDLNNESEQQGAEGLEEYRAIITCSISF, from the coding sequence ATGTTAACGGGAAGAAGACACAACCATTATTTTGCATGCATTATTTTGTTCGCTTTTATCTTACTCATAAATGAAGCCAGCAGTTATGCCCATCACGGCGGGGTTTCTACGGCATTTGGGCCTGGAGCGCCTATTGAAACGGCATCTCCCCTGGCCCTTGGCAAGGGAAACTTTTTGCTCTACGAAAAGTTTGAATACGTGCCTTTTGAACACAAAGACCACGCAGATCCAGAAAATATCGACACCTTTACCTTCTTCAACACCCTTGTCGGGTACGGCTTTACCGACGCCATCAGTGTCTATGCAATATTGCCGGTGGCGATAAAAGAACAGGATAGTTTGGGCACTTCGAGCGGTCTGGGAGACCTGGGGTTCATTTTTCAGTATGGTTTTAAGTATGGTGAGAGGGACGGTATTCGTGGTTTATACGGCTACGGTGCGGAAGATTCCTATGGCGCTGAATACAGCACGGATGACTTAAAAATGGCCCTGCAGGCCGGGTTTACGGTGCCTACCGGTGAAACATCGAATCGGGATAATAAGGGAGAGATCTTTGATATGGGGATGCAGCCGGGTTTTGATGCCCCCACTTTTCAGTTTGGCTTTGTTGCATCGAAGATGATCTTTCCTCATTTTACCCTGACCGGGGATACATCGCTTACCGTGTTTGCCGAGCATAATGATGGCAAGCCGGGCAATGAAATACGCCTCAATGCAGCAGGCGGTTACGAGATATATGAGAAAAAGAACGGGTTTCTCTCCCGGTTCGATATTATTGCAGAATCAAACTTACTCCATCTCACCAAGGACCAGGATGATGAGAACGAGACAGATGATGCAACCGGTGGGACTATTCTGTACCTTTCTCCAGGCTTAAGGGCAACGTTTGGCAAACACGTCAGCATTGGGATGTTGGTAAAATTGCCAACGTGGGAAGACCTGAACAATGAATCAGAGCAACAAGGCGCTGAAGGTCTTGAAGAGTACCGGGCAATCATTACTTGTTCAATTTCCTTTTAA
- a CDS encoding DUF748 domain-containing protein has product MSHGKFLFRIGPTCASWSWPARITAIGGIIIALYAGIGFWVLPPIIKSRLIKTLSDRTGRSVELGKLRINPFALSMTLQNFVLHERDNSRFVGFDELYLNFQTSSLFRRTYTFAQFRLTVPYGCVKILHDKTFNFQDLLPSAKENEQSRQGSSVPLLIQRLVIDRGQATFEDFSRKTPYKAQIDDVSVSLLNFTTQPNREGLYELEATAGEGQALKYRGSISMSPLYSKGRLELSGIRLRNLWSYLQDQLLFEIKDGQLDVSGNYEFDATGEKPNFLVHQGKITVRSLTVAQKEDKEEVLMVPHFTVTGADIDYGKKQIKIEDIQSNSSKVNGIRDEKGGMNLLTMFQPKPAEGQGKEQPNEPQKSDPWRISIGKFEIADYAVHIKDSSTQPAANLDVSPVNMRLEDIQIGAPGFARIELQAGINQTGMITVAGKGALDPSAAEIDVQLSKVALQPFQPYVKQYTRLEIEDGALSVNGHLACSQSGGSPGIDFRGDVAIEAARARDPVLAEDMLRWERLDLKQVQYQNRPGSLTISEIVARGLYASIIIGPDRTANVQHILVSAEPSPGKPDRQQAAGSRLPIRIDQVSVSDSSMNFADLSLTPRFATGIQNLNGTIKGLSSEQLAHADIDLKGQVDKYAPVFIQGKINPLSEKAFTDIIMHFQGIELTTFSPYSGKFAGYKIEKGKLTLELRYKLSEKILIGENHIIVDQFTLGEKVGGPDATKLPVRLAIAILKDSRGVIDIDLPVRGDLNNPEFRLGPLILKTFVNLIVKAATSPFKMLGALVGGEGEEMDFVSFTPGSSSLSQDQQVKLGKLAKALDSRPQLTLALRGTAGESEDRQALAGHAVMALVRKPGDSREGPLTEDEQKRLHKLYRETFKKEDPGDLVSSVDEKGSKLPRHAYKAAVAEASRKRLIENYPVSDDALRTLARERAVSVKEYMIQQGGIAESRIFLLDVDMQAPASSGEIRMPLTLDAR; this is encoded by the coding sequence GTGTCACACGGTAAGTTCCTCTTCCGTATCGGCCCTACCTGCGCTTCCTGGTCATGGCCTGCACGAATAACAGCCATTGGTGGTATTATCATTGCCCTCTATGCAGGAATAGGTTTTTGGGTATTGCCGCCGATCATTAAATCCCGGCTGATTAAAACACTTTCCGATCGTACCGGACGCAGCGTTGAACTCGGAAAGCTGCGCATCAACCCCTTTGCCTTGTCAATGACCTTACAAAACTTTGTGCTGCATGAACGAGATAACAGCCGTTTCGTTGGGTTTGATGAGCTCTACCTCAATTTCCAGACAAGCTCTCTCTTTCGCCGGACATACACCTTTGCACAGTTTCGTTTGACTGTTCCCTATGGATGCGTCAAGATACTCCATGATAAGACGTTCAATTTTCAGGACCTTCTGCCATCTGCCAAAGAAAATGAGCAATCCCGGCAGGGGTCTTCAGTTCCGCTCCTGATTCAGCGTCTTGTCATTGATCGGGGACAAGCAACCTTCGAAGACTTTAGCCGGAAAACTCCTTACAAGGCGCAGATAGACGACGTTAGTGTTTCGCTCCTGAATTTTACGACACAACCCAATCGTGAAGGCCTGTATGAACTCGAGGCCACTGCAGGCGAAGGGCAGGCGTTGAAATATCGTGGCAGTATCAGTATGTCACCGTTGTACTCAAAAGGCCGTCTGGAACTTTCCGGAATCAGGCTCAGAAACCTCTGGTCATATCTGCAGGATCAGCTTCTTTTTGAGATAAAAGACGGTCAATTGGATGTTAGTGGAAATTACGAATTTGATGCTACGGGTGAAAAGCCAAACTTCCTGGTGCATCAGGGCAAGATAACCGTTCGTTCTCTTACAGTCGCTCAAAAGGAGGATAAGGAAGAAGTTCTTATGGTGCCACATTTTACCGTGACCGGAGCGGACATTGATTATGGAAAGAAACAAATAAAAATTGAAGATATTCAGAGCAATTCATCTAAAGTCAACGGCATACGGGATGAAAAGGGGGGCATGAACCTGCTTACGATGTTTCAGCCAAAACCTGCTGAAGGGCAAGGCAAGGAACAACCGAATGAACCACAAAAATCTGACCCCTGGCGTATCAGTATCGGCAAGTTTGAGATAGCCGATTATGCAGTTCATATCAAGGATTCTAGCACACAGCCTGCGGCAAACCTTGATGTATCACCAGTTAATATGAGGCTTGAGGACATTCAGATTGGCGCGCCTGGCTTTGCACGTATCGAATTACAGGCGGGTATCAACCAAACGGGGATGATTACGGTTGCCGGAAAGGGGGCATTAGACCCTTCTGCTGCTGAAATAGACGTGCAGCTTTCCAAGGTGGCTCTTCAGCCATTTCAGCCCTATGTTAAACAATACACCAGGCTCGAGATCGAGGACGGCGCGTTATCAGTGAACGGTCATCTTGCCTGTTCGCAGTCCGGTGGTTCGCCGGGCATTGATTTCCGAGGCGATGTTGCAATTGAGGCGGCTCGCGCCAGAGATCCCGTGCTTGCAGAGGATATGCTCCGATGGGAGCGGCTTGATCTGAAACAGGTGCAATATCAAAATCGTCCGGGATCACTTACAATCAGTGAGATTGTCGCCCGCGGTCTTTATGCCTCTATTATCATCGGTCCTGATCGTACCGCCAATGTGCAGCATATCCTGGTGAGCGCTGAACCGTCGCCGGGAAAACCGGATCGTCAACAGGCTGCCGGCAGCAGATTGCCCATCCGGATTGATCAGGTGAGCGTGTCAGACAGTTCCATGAACTTTGCAGATCTTTCCCTCACCCCCAGGTTTGCTACGGGTATCCAGAATCTCAACGGTACGATAAAAGGGCTCTCGTCTGAACAGCTTGCGCACGCCGATATCGATTTGAAGGGGCAGGTCGACAAATATGCCCCGGTGTTTATTCAGGGGAAGATCAATCCGCTTAGTGAAAAGGCTTTTACGGATATTATCATGCATTTTCAGGGGATTGAGCTTACCACCTTTTCTCCGTATTCAGGGAAGTTTGCAGGGTATAAGATTGAAAAAGGAAAACTGACGCTTGAATTGCGCTACAAGCTTTCTGAGAAGATTCTGATCGGTGAAAATCATATCATTGTAGACCAGTTTACGCTTGGCGAAAAGGTGGGGGGCCCGGATGCCACCAAATTGCCCGTCCGGCTTGCCATTGCCATACTCAAGGACTCCCGCGGTGTGATCGATATCGATCTCCCGGTGCGGGGCGATCTGAATAACCCTGAGTTTCGCCTCGGGCCGTTGATTCTTAAGACCTTTGTTAATCTTATCGTTAAGGCCGCAACGTCTCCGTTTAAAATGCTCGGCGCTTTGGTGGGGGGCGAAGGCGAGGAAATGGACTTTGTAAGTTTCACACCCGGCTCCAGTTCCCTCAGCCAGGATCAACAGGTGAAGCTTGGCAAACTTGCAAAAGCGCTTGACAGCAGGCCGCAGCTCACGCTTGCCTTACGCGGCACGGCCGGGGAATCGGAAGACCGCCAGGCCCTTGCAGGGCATGCGGTCATGGCGCTGGTCCGCAAGCCAGGGGATAGCCGTGAAGGTCCTCTTACGGAAGACGAGCAAAAACGCCTGCACAAGCTTTACCGCGAAACCTTTAAAAAGGAAGACCCCGGCGATCTGGTATCGTCTGTTGATGAAAAGGGTTCGAAGCTGCCTCGTCACGCTTATAAGGCTGCGGTAGCTGAAGCGTCGCGAAAGCGGCTGATAGAGAACTATCCGGTTTCTGATGATGCTTTGCGCACCCTCGCCCGTGAGCGGGCAGTATCGGTGAAGGAGTATATGATCCAGCAGGGTGGTATTGCAGAGTCCCGCATCTTTCTCCTTGACGTCGATATGCAGGCCCCTGCATCATCTGGGGAGATCAGGATGCCTCTGACGCTGGATGCGCGATAG
- a CDS encoding energy-coupling factor transporter transmembrane protein EcfT — MNLSSPATRLGTVLIVSILVGLGLFNRPVCLVVFLLIISLFALIVVRRTFVTAWRCKGVLIFFLVTGATLLWTKEGRSLAPVLLTKMLTMWLWVVIWINWVGFERILLTFEKLRTPPVFIHIVAFTARFLPILTERLKMMLAAQASRGAKRGVHPLHLHNLAGGIGCLLVSSFEQAENVERAMQSRGFSGRYPLLVENDDAGALPYGSMIVLFLFTSMIWYGVLCNVLCCPCPEDILPL, encoded by the coding sequence ATGAATCTATCTTCTCCTGCAACTCGCCTGGGAACAGTATTGATTGTATCGATTCTCGTTGGGCTTGGATTGTTTAATCGTCCTGTTTGCCTAGTTGTTTTTTTATTGATTATCAGTCTCTTTGCGTTGATCGTTGTGAGAAGGACGTTTGTTACAGCATGGCGTTGTAAGGGGGTATTGATCTTTTTTCTTGTAACGGGCGCTACCTTGCTTTGGACAAAGGAGGGGCGGTCTCTGGCCCCTGTCCTCTTAACCAAGATGTTGACTATGTGGTTGTGGGTGGTGATCTGGATTAACTGGGTGGGATTTGAGCGCATTTTGCTGACGTTTGAAAAATTGAGAACGCCGCCGGTGTTCATTCACATCGTCGCATTTACCGCGCGTTTTTTGCCGATCTTAACGGAACGGTTAAAGATGATGCTTGCTGCGCAGGCCTCACGTGGTGCGAAAAGAGGCGTGCATCCTTTGCACCTTCACAATCTTGCAGGGGGGATTGGCTGTCTGCTGGTATCAAGTTTTGAGCAGGCCGAAAATGTTGAGCGAGCCATGCAGTCCCGTGGATTTAGCGGCAGGTATCCGCTCCTGGTTGAAAATGATGATGCCGGTGCGCTACCCTATGGCAGTATGATAGTCCTGTTCTTGTTTACCAGCATGATCTGGTATGGAGTCTTGTGCAATGTCCTGTGTTGTCCGTGCCCGGAAGATATCCTTCCGTTATGA
- a CDS encoding ISNCY family transposase encodes MRKRFEQQLKLGIIPISGVKLPIKSRDELPPILRALQHIYVTPELNEEVFRILEAKVTKGKKKTGRYGMDLWHILVLSVVRLGLDADYDRLEDFANHHKLIRQIMGVETAFGEAKVFSMQSIKDNIRLLDEETLRQINEVVISSGHQLVKKKDEGLCIKVDTYVLETNVHFPTDMNLLWDAGRKSLDMIEDAIEEGILAGKGWRKSKYWRRELKKLMRISAKASSSGGKNKEEHVRSYLELSRGLSEKIGASLLAIYEKVLTTNQVDKHAGKIGTLEYFHGMLNKQIDLVERRVIRDEVIPAAEKVHSLFEPHTEWLYKGKSNKRVELGHNILVASDQWGFIVDHVVGEKQADVSLVIPLADRLLSRYGEGTIKSISFDKGFYKKENKELLSLYIPEVILPKKGKKNKAEQEEESGKTFKKLRHKHSAVESDINRLEHHGLDRCPDKGLHAFKRYCAMGVLAANLHKLGNVLQEKARKQCEKLRKAA; translated from the coding sequence ATGAGAAAGAGATTTGAGCAGCAATTGAAGCTTGGCATCATACCCATTTCAGGGGTAAAACTGCCAATAAAGAGTCGAGATGAGCTACCACCGATACTGAGGGCGTTGCAACATATCTATGTTACACCGGAGTTGAACGAGGAGGTATTCCGGATATTAGAGGCGAAGGTAACGAAGGGGAAGAAAAAGACGGGAAGATATGGGATGGATTTATGGCATATTTTGGTGTTGTCGGTGGTAAGATTAGGGTTAGATGCCGATTATGACAGGTTGGAGGATTTTGCCAACCATCACAAACTTATCAGGCAGATAATGGGGGTTGAGACGGCATTTGGAGAGGCGAAGGTTTTTTCGATGCAGAGCATCAAGGACAATATAAGATTGTTGGATGAGGAGACCCTCAGGCAGATAAATGAAGTGGTGATATCATCGGGGCATCAGTTGGTTAAAAAAAAGGACGAAGGACTGTGTATTAAGGTGGATACGTATGTGTTAGAGACGAATGTACACTTTCCGACCGATATGAATTTATTGTGGGATGCGGGACGCAAGAGTCTGGACATGATAGAGGATGCAATAGAGGAAGGCATCCTGGCGGGGAAAGGATGGCGCAAGAGCAAATATTGGAGGAGAGAGTTAAAAAAGCTGATGAGGATAAGCGCAAAGGCGTCAAGCAGCGGGGGGAAAAACAAGGAAGAGCATGTGAGGAGTTACTTGGAATTATCGAGGGGTTTGAGTGAAAAGATAGGAGCGAGTCTGTTAGCCATCTACGAAAAGGTGCTAACGACGAACCAGGTAGACAAGCATGCAGGGAAAATAGGGACACTGGAGTATTTTCACGGGATGTTGAATAAACAGATAGACCTGGTGGAGAGAAGGGTGATCCGGGATGAGGTAATACCGGCGGCAGAAAAGGTTCATTCGTTGTTTGAGCCGCATACGGAGTGGCTGTACAAAGGCAAGTCAAACAAAAGGGTAGAGTTGGGACATAATATTCTGGTAGCAAGCGATCAGTGGGGTTTCATCGTGGACCATGTGGTAGGAGAAAAACAGGCGGATGTATCGTTGGTAATTCCATTGGCAGATAGGTTGTTGAGCCGTTACGGAGAAGGCACAATAAAGAGTATAAGTTTTGATAAAGGTTTTTACAAGAAAGAGAATAAAGAGTTGCTGAGTTTGTATATACCAGAGGTAATCCTTCCCAAGAAGGGCAAGAAGAATAAGGCGGAACAGGAAGAGGAATCGGGTAAGACATTTAAGAAGCTAAGGCACAAGCACTCGGCGGTAGAATCGGATATCAATCGTTTGGAGCATCACGGCTTGGATAGGTGTCCGGACAAAGGGCTGCATGCCTTTAAAAGATATTGTGCAATGGGCGTGTTAGCTGCGAATTTGCACAAGCTGGGAAACGTGCTGCAGGAGAAGGCACGGAAGCAGTGCGAAAAGTTGCGAAAAGCCGCCTAA
- a CDS encoding CooT family nickel-binding protein produces the protein MCQASVYLNDEKIMEDVIWVKPVAGGIQIRTFFEEPVVVKGAISGVDLLKHRILLVSAEENQLCARQEGNRP, from the coding sequence ATGTGTCAGGCCAGCGTCTATCTTAACGATGAAAAAATAATGGAGGATGTCATCTGGGTTAAACCAGTAGCGGGTGGTATCCAAATTCGCACCTTCTTTGAAGAACCTGTCGTTGTTAAGGGTGCGATAAGTGGTGTCGACTTGCTGAAGCACCGGATATTGCTGGTTTCCGCTGAGGAAAATCAGCTATGCGCAAGACAGGAGGGAAATAGACCATGA
- a CDS encoding energy-coupling factor ABC transporter ATP-binding protein, whose product MSCVVRARKISFRYENGGLALSDLSLSVHQREKVGVIGPSGAGKTTFFWHLNGLLKPVSGGIEVLERPLAEHKNISEVRRHVALTFQQVNDQLFCSSVREEIAFGPRNLGWPKPEIQEAVERWLAYFELNEVSHRPPHHLSGGQKRSVALAAAMAMKPQLLILDEPANDLDHRNRRRLITYLKGLPIAMMIASHDLSLISEVTQRCVLMDKGTVVADRSTDELVFDQSMLQQYGMEAMRR is encoded by the coding sequence ATGTCCTGTGTTGTCCGTGCCCGGAAGATATCCTTCCGTTATGAAAATGGGGGGTTGGCGCTGTCTGATCTGTCGTTATCCGTTCATCAGCGTGAAAAAGTGGGAGTGATCGGGCCAAGCGGGGCCGGCAAAACCACTTTCTTCTGGCATTTGAACGGCTTGCTGAAACCTGTTTCGGGCGGTATAGAAGTATTAGAACGTCCCCTTGCTGAGCATAAGAATATTAGTGAAGTCAGGCGTCACGTGGCGCTGACGTTTCAGCAGGTAAACGATCAGCTCTTTTGTTCCTCTGTCCGGGAGGAAATTGCCTTTGGACCTCGGAATTTAGGGTGGCCGAAGCCGGAGATACAGGAAGCGGTCGAACGGTGGCTGGCATATTTTGAACTAAACGAAGTAAGTCACCGGCCCCCGCATCATTTGTCGGGCGGACAGAAAAGGAGTGTCGCCCTGGCGGCTGCAATGGCTATGAAGCCGCAACTGCTGATCCTTGATGAACCGGCAAACGATCTTGACCACAGGAACCGGCGCAGGTTGATTACGTATCTGAAGGGTTTGCCCATTGCCATGATGATTGCCTCCCACGATTTATCATTGATTTCGGAAGTTACCCAACGCTGCGTGCTTATGGATAAGGGAACGGTTGTGGCAGACAGATCCACGGATGAATTGGTTTTTGATCAATCAATGTTACAACAATATGGAATGGAGGCGATGAGGCGATGA
- a CDS encoding deoxyhypusine synthase family protein, translating into MKIDSDLQDLPKFTKVHKEKYALTQGSISQFMNHHYRHFNAAATLDAARAYKRHIEDGGKMFVTIGGAMSTAEIGLSLAGMIRQDKVHGICCTGANLEEDVFNLVAHEHYVRIPNYRELTPDDEENLCKRHLNRVTDTCIPEAEALRRIETAMLEEWLAADRQGERFFPHEFMCKALLSGKLKEYYQIDPQDSWLMEAAIRKLPIFVPGWEDSTLGNMYAAHCISGEIRNIHTVKTGIEYMVLLAEWYTQIAPKGLGFFQIGGGIAGDFPICVVPMLHQDLRRPDVPLWSYFCQISDSTTSYGSYSGAVPNEKITWGKLGKDSPKFIIESDATIIAPLIFAYVLGW; encoded by the coding sequence ATGAAAATAGACTCTGATCTGCAGGATTTACCAAAATTCACAAAAGTACATAAAGAAAAATATGCACTGACACAGGGTTCCATTTCTCAATTCATGAACCACCACTATCGGCACTTTAACGCTGCTGCTACGTTGGATGCGGCCCGGGCATATAAGCGACATATTGAAGATGGTGGGAAGATGTTTGTGACGATAGGCGGCGCAATGAGCACTGCCGAGATTGGGCTTTCCCTGGCCGGGATGATTCGACAGGATAAGGTGCACGGTATCTGTTGCACTGGAGCAAACCTTGAGGAAGACGTCTTTAATTTGGTTGCACACGAACACTATGTGCGTATCCCAAACTATCGGGAACTAACTCCTGATGATGAGGAAAATTTGTGCAAGCGACATCTGAACAGGGTAACCGACACGTGTATTCCTGAAGCGGAAGCATTGCGACGCATTGAAACCGCGATGCTTGAAGAATGGCTTGCAGCCGATCGTCAGGGAGAGCGGTTTTTCCCCCATGAGTTTATGTGCAAAGCGCTGCTGAGTGGCAAACTTAAGGAATACTATCAAATCGACCCGCAGGATAGCTGGCTTATGGAAGCGGCGATACGAAAATTGCCGATTTTTGTGCCCGGATGGGAGGATTCAACGCTGGGCAATATGTACGCCGCGCATTGCATCTCTGGTGAAATCAGGAATATCCACACGGTAAAAACCGGAATAGAGTATATGGTTTTACTGGCAGAATGGTACACGCAAATTGCCCCGAAAGGACTGGGCTTTTTCCAAATCGGCGGCGGTATTGCCGGTGATTTTCCCATCTGTGTGGTGCCGATGCTCCATCAGGACCTGCGACGTCCTGACGTGCCGCTTTGGTCGTATTTTTGTCAAATCAGCGATTCAACCACAAGCTACGGATCGTATTCTGGCGCTGTGCCAAATGAGAAGATTACCTGGGGTAAGCTTGGCAAGGACTCCCCGAAGTTTATTATCGAATCGGACGCCACCATCATTGCGCCGCTGATCTTTGCGTATGTGCTTGGATGGTAG
- a CDS encoding calcium/sodium antiporter yields the protein MEIFINLLALTASLGVLVFLGEKLILSAQRLARAFGVSSAVIGLTVLAYGTSLPEFVVSSMAAVRQSSDLSVSNIVGSNIYNIAFILGVASIISPLSIKETIFAKRDGLVMLFAVIIICLFAYLGKMGRLTGIAMVAIIAGYTYTIIRHDRVHRKTGPDKNLSKIKEAVVVVLLLAGVLISGYFTVDYAVKLARSAGVTEWLIGATIVAAGTSLPETIVSILAARKGEYAMSIGNIVGSNIFNILWILGFASILNPLTINFQKIYPDLIFLAIITLLLYAALRKGRLTKGEGLLYIALYIGYISYLL from the coding sequence ATGGAAATCTTCATAAACCTCCTTGCGCTTACTGCAAGTCTCGGCGTGCTGGTATTCTTAGGCGAGAAGCTTATTCTGTCCGCACAGAGACTCGCCAGGGCCTTTGGCGTTTCATCGGCAGTCATAGGACTTACGGTGCTTGCCTACGGGACGTCGCTCCCGGAATTTGTTGTGTCATCGATGGCCGCTGTCAGACAAAGCAGCGATTTATCGGTTTCCAATATCGTTGGCTCGAATATCTACAACATTGCTTTCATCCTTGGTGTAGCAAGCATCATAAGCCCTCTCTCAATAAAAGAGACTATCTTCGCAAAAAGGGATGGGCTGGTAATGCTGTTTGCTGTCATTATCATATGCCTTTTTGCATACCTTGGAAAAATGGGAAGGCTTACAGGAATAGCGATGGTAGCGATCATTGCAGGCTACACCTACACGATCATAAGACACGACAGGGTTCACCGCAAGACTGGGCCTGATAAAAATTTATCAAAAATCAAAGAGGCCGTCGTCGTTGTCCTTCTGCTTGCGGGAGTCCTGATAAGCGGATATTTTACGGTGGATTATGCGGTAAAGCTGGCGCGCTCTGCCGGGGTTACCGAGTGGCTCATCGGCGCAACCATTGTGGCGGCAGGCACTTCATTGCCAGAAACGATTGTTTCCATTCTTGCGGCAAGGAAGGGTGAATATGCAATGTCAATCGGAAACATCGTGGGCTCAAATATATTCAATATCCTCTGGATTCTTGGTTTTGCCTCTATTCTGAACCCGCTAACGATCAATTTTCAAAAGATCTATCCAGACCTCATATTTCTCGCAATTATAACCCTGCTCTTGTATGCAGCTCTTCGGAAAGGCAGGCTGACAAAGGGAGAGGGGTTGCTGTATATTGCGCTCTATATCGGCTATATCTCTTATCTGCTGTAG
- the nikR gene encoding nickel-responsive transcriptional regulator NikR, with protein MSSLVRFGVSLEKELLKRFDARIKEKKYTNRSEAIRDLIRDDLVKKEWQEGKEVTGSITIVYNHHKRELTNLLIDIQHDCHDTILSTQHIHLDHDNCLEIIVVKGKSKEIEALYGKLKSAKGVKHGGLSMATTGAEIV; from the coding sequence ATGTCCAGCTTAGTAAGATTTGGCGTCTCCCTGGAGAAGGAACTGCTCAAGAGATTTGATGCGCGCATAAAAGAGAAGAAATACACCAACCGTTCTGAGGCGATACGCGATCTGATTCGGGATGATTTGGTGAAAAAGGAGTGGCAGGAGGGCAAGGAGGTTACCGGATCAATAACGATTGTCTATAATCATCACAAAAGGGAATTAACGAATCTTCTCATTGACATCCAGCATGACTGTCATGATACCATTCTTTCTACCCAGCACATCCACTTGGATCACGACAATTGTCTTGAAATAATTGTGGTAAAAGGAAAATCAAAAGAAATAGAAGCGTTGTATGGAAAGCTGAAATCTGCAAAAGGAGTAAAGCATGGGGGATTGTCTATGGCAACAACAGGGGCTGAAATAGTGTAG
- the cbiM gene encoding cobalt transporter CbiM — protein MHISDGVLSPYIVGIGWVITLPVLGVSVRRLRADQVGAYGVVAAAFFAGSTIHVPVGPFSMHLVLNGMAGLLLGWGALTIVTVGLLLQALLISFGGLMVLGINISIMALPGAIMGALGRHWIKQVSPQKRPWIGSLVGGGTILISALLLYITLSTTNTALMPLAKLVFLGHIPIAIVEGIVSFWLVHFLQKVKPSLLGV, from the coding sequence ATGCATATCAGCGATGGAGTTCTCTCTCCTTATATTGTTGGAATAGGGTGGGTAATAACTTTGCCTGTGTTGGGGGTGTCTGTTCGCCGTTTGCGAGCGGATCAGGTCGGCGCCTATGGGGTGGTTGCAGCGGCCTTCTTTGCAGGCTCAACCATCCATGTGCCCGTAGGCCCCTTCAGCATGCACCTGGTGCTCAACGGTATGGCCGGACTGTTGCTGGGTTGGGGCGCCTTAACGATAGTAACGGTTGGTCTTTTGTTGCAGGCGCTGCTAATCAGCTTCGGCGGGCTGATGGTTTTGGGGATTAATATCTCCATCATGGCATTGCCTGGAGCGATTATGGGGGCGCTTGGACGTCATTGGATAAAGCAGGTTTCTCCTCAAAAACGTCCATGGATAGGGTCACTTGTTGGCGGGGGAACAATCTTGATTTCGGCTCTTTTGCTCTACATAACGCTATCTACGACGAATACGGCGCTGATGCCTTTGGCCAAATTAGTTTTTCTTGGTCATATTCCCATTGCCATCGTGGAAGGTATCGTCAGTTTTTGGCTGGTGCATTTTTTACAAAAGGTGAAACCGTCATTGCTGGGGGTCTGA